The genomic stretch TTATGATGATATTTTGGAAATGGATGAGATTAACTCAGACTTTCCAGCGACAGATGTGGTGCTGGTGATTGGTGCCAATGATGTGGTTAACCCATCCGCCAAAGATGATCCTAGCTCACCGATTTATGGTATGCCGATCCTTGAAGCGCATAAGGCACGAACCATTATGGTGATCAAACGTTCGATGGCAACCGGTTATGCTGGTCTAGATAATGATTTGTTCTATAACGATAAAACCATGATGATCTTTGGTGATGCCAAAAAAGTGGTTGAAGATATGACCAAAGCGATTAATGGCTCAGGTCACTAATTAAGCGACATTGATTGAAGACCACCCTCGGGTGGTCTTTTTAGTTAAACTACATAAAATAAAAATAAAAGCACAGAATGTATATAAGTTTGTTGATTTTCTCTAAATGAATGGTTTAGTCTGCACTCCTAGAGGCTGCTGAGTTTTTGAGTGAAATTTAATTTTTGGTCAATTTTGTCTAAAAAATAAGCTTGAATACTAAAAACTTTTTAGAATGCCTATCCCTTTTTGTTGCTATTTTCGTCGGCTTAAGTTGTGCTAATATCCATCATTATTAAGTCATTTTTATATTAAGAGTAATCCTTGGTCCTTAGAAAAATATCGAATGGTGTTGATTGAACTATTTCATAAATTGGAAGGATGGCTTGCGCATGGGCCTGTTTAAATATTTATTCATTGTTTTAATGGTTATGCTGCCATGTTTGTCCTTCGCCAGCAATTGGGCTGTAGAGGATATTCCCAAAATTCATATTTCACCCGATTACACGTTGCTGTTCTTGGGCGGCCTATTTGTGATGTTGATGCAAATGGGATTTGCGATGGTCGAAGGTGGTTACGATCCTGATTCCAAACGATTGCGTATTTTTGCAATCAACTATATGGCCGCATTGATTGGTAACTTATCTTATATTGCAGCGATGTATTATTATGAGCTGTGGTTTAGGGGAGAGTTGATTTTCTTTAGAGCGCCTCTGCAAACTTGGCACCTCAATTTATTGGTTTTCTACGTGTTAATGAGCACCACAGTCACGATGGTGGTCAGTCGGATTATTCCAAGAAAGATCTCCTTGCTGCAATATTGGTGGATCTCACTCTTTATTTCATTTGCAATTTTTGCTATCACCAGTCGCTCTGCTTGGGGTGGTGTGATGAATTATGGTGGTTTTTTAAAGAGCCTCGGTTTTATCGATTTTGCTGGCTCGACTGTAGTGCATTCGACCGCTGCTTGGATTGTATTGGCGGGTTATGTGGTCTTTGGCCGAGAACAACAAGAATCCTTACGCCGTAAAGATATTATTTTCGATGACTATAAAACACTTGCAATGGGCTTGGCTGGCTTTGTCTTGTGGTTGGCATGGTCAAGTCTAAATGTTGGCTACATTACTGCGATAAAAGTCGATATCGAAGATGTGGTGTTAAATACCGTTTCAACTTTGATTGCCGCAATTGTTGCGATGATTATCTTTGGGAAATGCTATAAACAGAGCATTACACTCGAATCGCTGATTAAAGCGGGCTTGGGTGGCTTGGTTGCGATTACAGCCAGCTGTGCCTTGGTTTCCATCACTGCTGCCATTTTTATTGGCTTTGTGGCTGGGGTTTTGGTCTTTGTTCTTCCAAATCTGCTTAAGCGTTGGATTGGCGTCAAGAATATTATTGATGTCACGGTGATTCACGGTATTTGTGGTATTTGGGGAACCTTAATATTGGCATTTGTTGATCACTCCAAACTGTTAAGCGGCCGCGAGGCGACCATATTCGCACAATTCTCAGGCGTAATTGTGATTTTCCTCTGGAGTTTTGGTCTTGCTTTTCTGATGTTTAAAGTGGTGCATTGGTGGAATGCAAAGCGCAAAATACAGCTTAAACAGAACGACTCAGTTTGAGCATAACCACTGTAAATTGATTTGAGTATGCGCTGCGCTAAAGAAAGCTAGGTGTTAAAGCGAATGATTTAACTAAATGATCAGACAATAAAAAAGCGACTTCTTTGGTCGCTTTTCTTGTATTCGATATTAGACTTGTGCGGCAGATTCAGGATTACCACGCCATAAACTTTCAAGATCATAAAATTTACGGGCAGTTGGCAGCATGACGTGTACAACCACAATGCCTAAATCGATGAGGATCCATTCTGCATCACGTTCACCTTCAACACCAATCGGGCGGAAGCCAGCTTTACGTGCTTCATCAGCAACGTTGTCGGCAAGTGCTTTGACATGACGTGTTGATGTTCCGCTCGCAATCACGATTGCATCTGAAACATTACTGATGCGGCTGACATCAATTTCAACAATTTCTTTGGCTTTTACATCAAGAAGTGCTTCATGAACAACTTTCAAACAAGCGTTGATATCTTGCTGTTGGGTAGATATGGAGATTTCGTGAGAATTAGAAGCGCGTTGTGATGGTTCTAAATTCATATGAAGAATATTTTCCTGAAAAATGATTCACTGGTTAATATAACGTCTTTGGCTGCAAAATTCAAATTTTGCGGTTGGATAGACCACTATTTTGCAGTGCTATCGATCTAAAACAATGCGATTCGATTTTATTACATGGTTTCGCTTGGAAAGTAACGCTGTTTCCATTGCAAGCTCTGTAGCGAAATTTGGCTGGGGACATATTCTGCTGCGACAAAGCCAGTATAACCACTTTGTGCAATGGCTTGGAAAAATCCGGTGAAATTGAGTTCTGCGGTGTCTGGTTCATGGCGACCGGGACAATCTGCAAATTGGATATGTGCAATGTGCTGGCGATTATTTTGAAAACATTGAATGACATCTTCACCCATCATCGCCATATGGTAACAGTCATATTGCAGTTTTAAATTTGGACGCTGAACCCGTGTCAGCAAGTCTTGTGCTTGAGCCATGCGCTGAATTAAAAAACCAGGCATATTGATGCCATTGATCATTTCAATCACGGGTTGAATATTATGTGCTGCTAAACGATCACAGGCCAAGCGTAAATTTTGTGTCAGGGTATCTAAACAGTCTGCATATGCAATGCCTTCGGGTTGTTTACCGACGAGAATATTTACAGTCGGCACCTGTAATTGGCTGGCATAGGCAATCGCTTGCTCGATGGCTGCGGCAAATTCAGCTTCACAGCCAGGCACACCAGCAAGACCACAACCACCTTGCATCAGGTCGCCTGCGGGGACGTTAATTAAGCAAAGTTGTAATTGATGTTGTGACAGTGCTGTGGCAATTTCGTCAATACTGTGCACATAAGGAAATTGAATTTCAACCGTATTGAAGCCCTGTGCTTTGGCCAATGCAAAACGTTGTAATAGCGGAACTTCTGTAAAAATCATCGAAAGATTAACGGCAAGTTTTAGCATGGAACCATTCCCTTGGTGCGGTCGAATAATAATTAGATTCGCGTTGCAGCGTGTTGTTCAGCCAATTTTGTTGGGCTATTTCGAAAGTTCAACCTGCTGAATCACTGTGGATAAATCTGCTTCTGCAAAACCTTGAGTTTGATGTTGATGCAGTTGCTGTAACGCTTGAGTGGCGACGGGAATATCCAATTTAAATGTAGCAGCCAGTGCAACTGCATTGTTTAAATCTTTAGATAAAGTCTTCACTTTCCATTGCACTGGTTCAAACTGATGTGTGGCCATCCGTGGCGCTAAAATTTGAAAGGGTTTAGAGTCGGCAAAACCGCCTGCAAGTGCTGGAGCTAAAAGCGTGGTATCCACACCAGCTAGATCTGCCAAGGCGACGGCTTCTGCGATGAGGCTGCTATTGGCTGCCACAATTAATTGGTTGCAGATTTTGGTGGCTTGCCCCGTACCGACTTCGCCCATACGGGTCACGCGCTGTGTAAGAACTTGATAGATTGGATTTAGTGCCTCGATCACCTGAGAATCACCGCCTGCAAAGACCACAAGGCTCCCTTGTTCCGCACCGACGACACCACCAGATACAGGAGAGTCGATCCAAGTAACCTGTAACTGTGCTGCTTGGTGAGCCAGTTGATGGGTGCAAGCGACTGAAAGACTAGAAAAATCAACAATGATTTGTCCAGCAGTTAAATAGGGAGAAAGTTGTTCAAATACCGATTGCACGGCATGGTCATCTGCAAGACACAGCAAGACCGTCGGGTAGTCCCCAATATCTGCAAGTTGCAATGCAGTTGCGCCAATTTCAAGCAGTGGCTCACAGGCAGAAGCGCTGCGGTTCCAGACTGCAACATCTAAACCCGCATGTAATAAGCGAGTCGCCATACGTGTTCCCATTAGCCCCATACCAATAAAGGCAATTTTCGGTTGCTGCAAATCCATTTGTTACTTCTCCTTGGTCTGATTGGGTTAAGCGAGGAATGAGGGTTTTAGGCGACTACACCGTGTGCTTTATACGCTGTTACTTGTATT from Acinetobacter pullicarnis encodes the following:
- a CDS encoding ammonium transporter gives rise to the protein MGLFKYLFIVLMVMLPCLSFASNWAVEDIPKIHISPDYTLLFLGGLFVMLMQMGFAMVEGGYDPDSKRLRIFAINYMAALIGNLSYIAAMYYYELWFRGELIFFRAPLQTWHLNLLVFYVLMSTTVTMVVSRIIPRKISLLQYWWISLFISFAIFAITSRSAWGGVMNYGGFLKSLGFIDFAGSTVVHSTAAWIVLAGYVVFGREQQESLRRKDIIFDDYKTLAMGLAGFVLWLAWSSLNVGYITAIKVDIEDVVLNTVSTLIAAIVAMIIFGKCYKQSITLESLIKAGLGGLVAITASCALVSITAAIFIGFVAGVLVFVLPNLLKRWIGVKNIIDVTVIHGICGIWGTLILAFVDHSKLLSGREATIFAQFSGVIVIFLWSFGLAFLMFKVVHWWNAKRKIQLKQNDSV
- the rsfS gene encoding ribosome silencing factor; its protein translation is MNLEPSQRASNSHEISISTQQQDINACLKVVHEALLDVKAKEIVEIDVSRISNVSDAIVIASGTSTRHVKALADNVADEARKAGFRPIGVEGERDAEWILIDLGIVVVHVMLPTARKFYDLESLWRGNPESAAQV
- a CDS encoding hydroxypyruvate isomerase family protein; the encoded protein is MLKLAVNLSMIFTEVPLLQRFALAKAQGFNTVEIQFPYVHSIDEIATALSQHQLQLCLINVPAGDLMQGGCGLAGVPGCEAEFAAAIEQAIAYASQLQVPTVNILVGKQPEGIAYADCLDTLTQNLRLACDRLAAHNIQPVIEMINGINMPGFLIQRMAQAQDLLTRVQRPNLKLQYDCYHMAMMGEDVIQCFQNNRQHIAHIQFADCPGRHEPDTAELNFTGFFQAIAQSGYTGFVAAEYVPSQISLQSLQWKQRYFPSETM
- a CDS encoding NAD(P)-dependent oxidoreductase, translated to MDLQQPKIAFIGMGLMGTRMATRLLHAGLDVAVWNRSASACEPLLEIGATALQLADIGDYPTVLLCLADDHAVQSVFEQLSPYLTAGQIIVDFSSLSVACTHQLAHQAAQLQVTWIDSPVSGGVVGAEQGSLVVFAGGDSQVIEALNPIYQVLTQRVTRMGEVGTGQATKICNQLIVAANSSLIAEAVALADLAGVDTTLLAPALAGGFADSKPFQILAPRMATHQFEPVQWKVKTLSKDLNNAVALAATFKLDIPVATQALQQLHQHQTQGFAEADLSTVIQQVELSK